In Diceros bicornis minor isolate mBicDic1 chromosome 24, mDicBic1.mat.cur, whole genome shotgun sequence, the following are encoded in one genomic region:
- the BTBD7 gene encoding BTB/POZ domain-containing protein 7 isoform X8: MGANASNYPHSCSPRVGGNSQAQQTFIGTSSYSQQGYGCESKLYSLDHGHEKPQDKKKRTSGLATLKKKFIKRRKSNRSADHAKQMRELLSGWDVRDVNALVEEYEGTSALKELSLQASLARPEARTLQKDMADLYEYKYCTDVDLIFQETCFPVHRAILAARCPFFKTLLSSSPEYGAEIIMDINTAGIDMPMFSALLHYLYTGEFGMEDSRFQNVDILVQLSEEFGTPNSLDVDMRGLFDYMCYYDVVLSFSSDSELVEAFGGNQNCLDEELKAHKAIISARSPFFRNLLQRRIRTGEEITDRTLRTPTRIILDESIIPKKYAKVILHCMYTDMVDLSVLHCSPSVGSLSEVQALVAGKPNMTRAEEAMELYHIALFLEFNMLAQAVLRCN; encoded by the exons ATGGGTGCTAATGCATCTAACTATCCTCATTCATGTTCCCCAAGGGTAGGGGGAAATTCTCAAGCCCAACAGACTTTTATAG GGACATCATCTTATTCTCAACAAGGCTATGGTTGTGAATCAAAATTATATAGCCTTGACCATGGCCATGAGAAAccacaagacaaaaaaaagagaacttcTGGCCTTGCCACCCTCAAAAAGAAGTTTATTAAGCGTCGAAAATCTAATAGGTCTGCTGATCACGCCAAGCAGATGCGAGAACTCCTCTCTGGGTGGGATGTTAGAGATGTCAATGCATTAGTGGAAGAATATGAGGGAACTTCAGCCTTAAAGGAGCTTTCTCTACAAGCCAGTTTGGCTAGACCAGAAGCCCGGACATTGCAGAAGGATATGGCCGATCTTTATGAGTACAAGTATTGTACTGATGTAGACTTAATATTTCAAGAAACTTGTTTTCCTGTTCATCGTGCCATTTTGGCGGCAAGatgtccattttttaaaacactgctTTCTTCCTCACCGGAGTATGGGGCAGAGATCATAATGGACATCAATACAGCTGGTATAGATATGCCCATGTTTTCTGCTTTGTTACACTACCTTTATACGGGAGAGTTTGGAATGGAGGACTCAAGGTTTCAAAATGTCGATATCCTCGTTCAGCTTAGTGAAGAATTTGGAACACCAAATTCCCTTGATGTAGATATGCGTGGACTTTTTGATTACATGTGTTATTATGATGTCGTCCTTAGTTTTTCTTCAGACTCTGAACTGGTTGAAGCTTTTGGTGGAAATCAGAACTGTTTAGATGAAGAGCTCAAAGCTCACAAGGCTATTATTTCAGCACGGTCCCCGTTTTTTCGAAATTTATTACAAAGGAGGATACGGACTGGTGAAGAAATCACAGACCGAACTTTGAGGACTCCCACAAGAATTATATTAGATGAGTCCATTATACCAAAAAAATATGCGAAAGTTATATTACACTGTATGTATACCGACATGGTGGACCTCTCCGTTTTGCACTGTAGCCCCTCTGTGGGGAGTCTCAGTGAAGTTCAGGCTCTCGTCGCAGGGAAGCCAAACATGACCAGGGCGGAGGAAGCCATGGAACTTTACCACATAGCACTGTTCTTGGAATTTAACATGCTTGCACAAG ctgtattgagatgtaactga
- the BTBD7 gene encoding BTB/POZ domain-containing protein 7 isoform X7, producing MGANASNYPHSCSPRVGGNSQAQQTFIGTSSYSQQGYGCESKLYSLDHGHEKPQDKKKRTSGLATLKKKFIKRRKSNRSADHAKQMRELLSGWDVRDVNALVEEYEGTSALKELSLQASLARPEARTLQKDMADLYEYKYCTDVDLIFQETCFPVHRAILAARCPFFKTLLSSSPEYGAEIIMDINTAGIDMPMFSALLHYLYTGEFGMEDSRFQNVDILVQLSEEFGTPNSLDVDMRGLFDYMCYYDVVLSFSSDSELVEAFGGNQNCLDEELKAHKAIISARSPFFRNLLQRRIRTGEEITDRTLRTPTRIILDESIIPKKYAKVILHCMYTDMVDLSVLHCSPSVGSLSEVQALVAGKPNMTRAEEAMELYHIALFLEFNMLAQVSKIFSL from the exons ATGGGTGCTAATGCATCTAACTATCCTCATTCATGTTCCCCAAGGGTAGGGGGAAATTCTCAAGCCCAACAGACTTTTATAG GGACATCATCTTATTCTCAACAAGGCTATGGTTGTGAATCAAAATTATATAGCCTTGACCATGGCCATGAGAAAccacaagacaaaaaaaagagaacttcTGGCCTTGCCACCCTCAAAAAGAAGTTTATTAAGCGTCGAAAATCTAATAGGTCTGCTGATCACGCCAAGCAGATGCGAGAACTCCTCTCTGGGTGGGATGTTAGAGATGTCAATGCATTAGTGGAAGAATATGAGGGAACTTCAGCCTTAAAGGAGCTTTCTCTACAAGCCAGTTTGGCTAGACCAGAAGCCCGGACATTGCAGAAGGATATGGCCGATCTTTATGAGTACAAGTATTGTACTGATGTAGACTTAATATTTCAAGAAACTTGTTTTCCTGTTCATCGTGCCATTTTGGCGGCAAGatgtccattttttaaaacactgctTTCTTCCTCACCGGAGTATGGGGCAGAGATCATAATGGACATCAATACAGCTGGTATAGATATGCCCATGTTTTCTGCTTTGTTACACTACCTTTATACGGGAGAGTTTGGAATGGAGGACTCAAGGTTTCAAAATGTCGATATCCTCGTTCAGCTTAGTGAAGAATTTGGAACACCAAATTCCCTTGATGTAGATATGCGTGGACTTTTTGATTACATGTGTTATTATGATGTCGTCCTTAGTTTTTCTTCAGACTCTGAACTGGTTGAAGCTTTTGGTGGAAATCAGAACTGTTTAGATGAAGAGCTCAAAGCTCACAAGGCTATTATTTCAGCACGGTCCCCGTTTTTTCGAAATTTATTACAAAGGAGGATACGGACTGGTGAAGAAATCACAGACCGAACTTTGAGGACTCCCACAAGAATTATATTAGATGAGTCCATTATACCAAAAAAATATGCGAAAGTTATATTACACTGTATGTATACCGACATGGTGGACCTCTCCGTTTTGCACTGTAGCCCCTCTGTGGGGAGTCTCAGTGAAGTTCAGGCTCTCGTCGCAGGGAAGCCAAACATGACCAGGGCGGAGGAAGCCATGGAACTTTACCACATAGCACTGTTCTTGGAATTTAACATGCTTGCACAAG TGAGCAAAATCTTTTCTCTGTGA
- the BTBD7 gene encoding BTB/POZ domain-containing protein 7 isoform X6: MGANASNYPHSCSPRVGGNSQAQQTFIGTSSYSQQGYGCESKLYSLDHGHEKPQDKKKRTSGLATLKKKFIKRRKSNRSADHAKQMRELLSGWDVRDVNALVEEYEGTSALKELSLQASLARPEARTLQKDMADLYEYKYCTDVDLIFQETCFPVHRAILAARCPFFKTLLSSSPEYGAEIIMDINTAGIDMPMFSALLHYLYTGEFGMEDSRFQNVDILVQLSEEFGTPNSLDVDMRGLFDYMCYYDVVLSFSSDSELVEAFGGNQNCLDEELKAHKAIISARSPFFRNLLQRRIRTGEEITDRTLRTPTRIILDESIIPKKYAKVILHCMYTDMVDLSVLHCSPSVGSLSEVQALVAGKPNMTRAEEAMELYHIALFLEFNMLAQVQARQIQESKLEL, translated from the exons ATGGGTGCTAATGCATCTAACTATCCTCATTCATGTTCCCCAAGGGTAGGGGGAAATTCTCAAGCCCAACAGACTTTTATAG GGACATCATCTTATTCTCAACAAGGCTATGGTTGTGAATCAAAATTATATAGCCTTGACCATGGCCATGAGAAAccacaagacaaaaaaaagagaacttcTGGCCTTGCCACCCTCAAAAAGAAGTTTATTAAGCGTCGAAAATCTAATAGGTCTGCTGATCACGCCAAGCAGATGCGAGAACTCCTCTCTGGGTGGGATGTTAGAGATGTCAATGCATTAGTGGAAGAATATGAGGGAACTTCAGCCTTAAAGGAGCTTTCTCTACAAGCCAGTTTGGCTAGACCAGAAGCCCGGACATTGCAGAAGGATATGGCCGATCTTTATGAGTACAAGTATTGTACTGATGTAGACTTAATATTTCAAGAAACTTGTTTTCCTGTTCATCGTGCCATTTTGGCGGCAAGatgtccattttttaaaacactgctTTCTTCCTCACCGGAGTATGGGGCAGAGATCATAATGGACATCAATACAGCTGGTATAGATATGCCCATGTTTTCTGCTTTGTTACACTACCTTTATACGGGAGAGTTTGGAATGGAGGACTCAAGGTTTCAAAATGTCGATATCCTCGTTCAGCTTAGTGAAGAATTTGGAACACCAAATTCCCTTGATGTAGATATGCGTGGACTTTTTGATTACATGTGTTATTATGATGTCGTCCTTAGTTTTTCTTCAGACTCTGAACTGGTTGAAGCTTTTGGTGGAAATCAGAACTGTTTAGATGAAGAGCTCAAAGCTCACAAGGCTATTATTTCAGCACGGTCCCCGTTTTTTCGAAATTTATTACAAAGGAGGATACGGACTGGTGAAGAAATCACAGACCGAACTTTGAGGACTCCCACAAGAATTATATTAGATGAGTCCATTATACCAAAAAAATATGCGAAAGTTATATTACACTGTATGTATACCGACATGGTGGACCTCTCCGTTTTGCACTGTAGCCCCTCTGTGGGGAGTCTCAGTGAAGTTCAGGCTCTCGTCGCAGGGAAGCCAAACATGACCAGGGCGGAGGAAGCCATGGAACTTTACCACATAGCACTGTTCTTGGAATTTAACATGCTTGCACAAG TCCAAGCCAGACAGATACAAGAGAGTAAATTGGAGCTCTAG